Proteins encoded in a region of the Photobacterium angustum genome:
- a CDS encoding LruC domain-containing protein, which yields MKCLRHSLLACSLALVSSSAYSIIPHAFTDNGGCPSDAFLFQGNPSTIYKVDLSSGFYQASDPMSTTVNGVGFNESDSYIYGYDNTNLTVVRINQLFDHEAVAVTGLPGSVTFPTGDVFNNKYYLYKSGVGMYEVDLTTLVATQVMTAGNASFGLTDMAFHPDGSGRLFAVENSSKKLYEITNYDSSANFFEIGDTGITGSSTFGAQYFDANGYLYLSRNQDGLVFQIDISDLSSISATAVQYSSGPISGTNDGARCANAAIVAANTDFGDAPDTYKTTLAANGARHYNISEVNYFFGSAVDTEGDALVSPASDDADGTPNDEDGISFPANFKQGSDALIQVTVGGSAAGYVNAWIDWNNNGVFDESTEHAVTDELLAGGDGVTPATYLLKVRVPDDAATGQLWARFRISKDTGTLSYGGVSYGEVEDHQVTVDAQTVTHNWYPSSSSWVTLVYEDDWPQAGDFDFNDVALYYRVDTVKDAAGDILRYDIYGSLRAYGADFANGFAVKLDGIATGAVDSDRTKLVVNGSTLHTTQILESGTTDAVAIISNNLKTEITAPTCSGTLGDYYRVWTGCSDDATDQFVFEASIPFTSPVAAASGPSMPLNPFIFGTPGIDHGDGTRASDGRAIEIHLKNHDVTSKANTALFATDDDTSAYVDGDCPGVSCDTYHNTNGVPWAIAIDIPWDHPSEGTNILEAYPDLSAFATSGGSTNTDWYLRANSVVSKLFE from the coding sequence ATGAAGTGTTTACGACACTCTTTACTAGCATGCTCGTTAGCCTTAGTTTCTAGCTCGGCCTACAGCATCATCCCCCACGCTTTTACGGATAATGGGGGGTGTCCTAGCGATGCCTTCTTATTCCAAGGTAATCCATCCACCATTTACAAAGTTGATTTATCTTCTGGGTTCTATCAAGCATCAGATCCCATGAGTACTACCGTTAATGGAGTTGGTTTTAACGAAAGTGATTCCTACATTTATGGTTACGACAATACCAACTTAACTGTTGTACGTATTAACCAACTCTTTGATCATGAAGCCGTTGCAGTAACAGGCCTTCCTGGTTCAGTTACGTTTCCAACAGGCGATGTATTCAACAATAAATACTATCTCTACAAATCTGGCGTAGGTATGTATGAAGTTGATCTAACAACGCTTGTTGCTACTCAAGTAATGACTGCAGGTAATGCTTCATTTGGTTTGACCGATATGGCTTTCCACCCTGATGGTTCTGGACGTTTATTTGCTGTTGAAAATAGTAGTAAGAAGCTTTATGAAATTACTAACTATGATTCATCTGCCAATTTTTTTGAAATCGGTGATACAGGGATAACTGGCTCATCAACGTTTGGTGCTCAATATTTTGATGCTAATGGTTATTTATATCTAAGTCGTAATCAAGATGGCTTAGTGTTCCAAATTGACATTAGTGACTTATCAAGTATTTCAGCGACAGCCGTACAATACTCTTCAGGACCAATCTCTGGTACTAATGACGGTGCGCGTTGTGCAAATGCTGCCATTGTTGCCGCTAATACCGACTTCGGTGATGCGCCTGATACTTATAAAACAACGCTTGCAGCCAATGGTGCTCGTCATTACAACATATCAGAAGTAAACTACTTCTTCGGCTCTGCTGTTGATACTGAAGGTGATGCTCTTGTATCACCAGCCTCAGATGATGCAGATGGAACACCTAATGATGAAGACGGTATTTCATTCCCAGCCAACTTTAAGCAAGGTTCTGATGCCTTGATTCAAGTTACTGTCGGAGGGTCTGCTGCAGGTTACGTGAATGCATGGATTGATTGGAATAATAATGGTGTATTTGATGAATCAACCGAGCACGCTGTTACCGATGAACTCTTAGCAGGTGGTGATGGCGTAACACCAGCGACTTATTTACTAAAAGTTAGGGTACCGGATGATGCAGCTACGGGTCAATTATGGGCTCGTTTCCGTATATCTAAAGATACAGGTACCCTCTCGTATGGTGGTGTTTCGTATGGTGAAGTCGAAGATCATCAGGTAACTGTTGATGCTCAAACCGTTACTCATAACTGGTATCCATCATCGAGTTCTTGGGTCACTTTAGTGTATGAAGATGACTGGCCACAAGCAGGTGACTTTGATTTCAATGATGTTGCACTTTACTACCGCGTTGATACGGTAAAAGATGCCGCTGGTGATATTCTTCGTTACGATATTTACGGTAGTCTCCGTGCTTACGGTGCTGATTTTGCCAACGGTTTTGCTGTTAAATTAGATGGTATTGCGACAGGTGCTGTTGATTCAGACCGCACAAAACTGGTTGTTAACGGTTCTACATTGCATACCACTCAAATACTAGAATCAGGCACTACAGATGCTGTTGCTATTATCAGTAATAATTTGAAAACTGAAATAACAGCACCAACATGTTCAGGCACATTAGGTGATTACTATCGTGTATGGACAGGCTGTAGCGATGATGCCACTGACCAATTTGTCTTTGAAGCCAGTATCCCATTCACTTCTCCAGTTGCAGCTGCAAGTGGACCAAGTATGCCTCTTAACCCGTTCATCTTTGGTACACCTGGAATTGATCACGGTGACGGCACTCGAGCCAGTGATGGTCGTGCAATTGAAATCCATTTGAAAAATCATGATGTTACCAGCAAAGCAAATACCGCTTTATTTGCCACAGATGATGATACATCAGCTTATGTCGATGGTGATTGTCCAGGAGTAAGCTGTGACACATACCATAATACAAATGGTGTGCCATGGGCTATTGCTATTGATATTCCTTGGGATCACCCAAGTGAAGGTACCAATATTCTTGAGGCTTATCCTGATTTATCTGCATTTGCAACTTCTGGTGGTTCAACAAACACTGACTGGTATTTGCGTGCAAATTCCGTTGTTAGCAAACTCTTTGAATAA
- a CDS encoding ATP-dependent RNA helicase — MNIMILTDNVGNNCENSFEFIKDILDMQNNLPIDSIEQQFKALLRDEHIVVEAETGSGKSTRLPLWSAIYGKVLVVEPRRVACTSLAEYLLTEDANPDQLSVGYAIRFEHHFDENTDIIYATPGVALRWLSEGNLAQFSTIIIDEFHERRWDTDLLLALLKQQQSHRLVITSATIDSQRLVNYLSAQHLQAKGRNFAVNVLHHASDSRDMPDVMNIDKRITSLVQTHIDSHQDILIFLPGRKEIASTQNALTQQFSEQIQAGLMDIIPLHASVTDDERKRALTQSDKQRIIVATNVAETSVTIPGVTLIIDSGLERRTHQRNGRTVLSLHAISKASSEQRKGRAGRVTDGVCIRLYGKAAALELLTPPELQREELVEAYLAALCCNAKLSQLSFIDPLPEKTFVAAQQALLSMGAMTENEVITDYGRCLYQLPIDTLFAHLITAMDTRANKEAMVDLAAALTIPQRLWQSPRSEENIEQLYRWLGNVFCDATALIKMVRMDECPEWLVVDDNMLAEARLLSVQMRELLELPELSVASRFKRELWQDTVIKAAPELVFLRREKRQQAMSNSIIEVSSAKDSLIDNPPIDGSLSQAVIVFDQFALPGRGVKQNRILATCSSPVTLSQINNAELGELVQGDTVEQQDGSFKTAVQRIYAGRVIDTQWIEPEGQSARFAIVDMLLASEVMPDLAPRIISDISQWNLYLALGLYNADFVKRAPEPVDAIGWLSQQIEDLGIEHIDDLELFEPSDFTFEGIPEWERQEFDERYPREVKLTDLVMAIEYDIHRKLVVANYQSGNRKPDPKRWELPRWQGWRVQYKKVSRTIDIK; from the coding sequence ATGAATATTATGATTCTCACTGACAATGTAGGTAATAATTGCGAAAATAGCTTTGAATTCATTAAAGATATATTGGATATGCAGAACAATTTACCTATAGATAGCATTGAGCAACAATTTAAAGCCTTGTTACGTGATGAACATATTGTTGTTGAAGCAGAAACGGGGTCGGGTAAATCAACCCGTTTGCCACTATGGTCAGCTATTTATGGGAAAGTACTGGTGGTTGAGCCTAGACGGGTTGCTTGTACATCGCTAGCTGAATATTTATTAACAGAAGACGCAAACCCAGATCAGTTATCCGTTGGTTATGCGATTCGTTTTGAACATCACTTTGATGAAAATACGGATATTATTTACGCGACCCCCGGTGTTGCATTACGTTGGTTAAGTGAAGGTAATTTAGCTCAGTTCTCAACAATTATTATTGATGAATTTCATGAAAGACGTTGGGATACTGATCTTCTGCTTGCGTTACTCAAACAGCAACAATCTCATCGTTTAGTTATTACTTCTGCAACGATTGATAGCCAACGATTAGTTAACTATTTATCAGCACAGCACTTACAAGCTAAAGGGCGTAATTTTGCGGTGAATGTATTGCATCATGCCTCTGATAGTCGAGATATGCCCGATGTGATGAATATCGATAAGCGGATAACTAGCTTGGTTCAAACGCATATTGATAGCCACCAAGACATTTTGATCTTTTTACCCGGAAGAAAAGAGATAGCGTCAACGCAAAATGCACTAACGCAACAGTTTAGTGAGCAAATACAAGCAGGATTAATGGATATTATTCCATTACACGCTTCCGTTACCGATGATGAAAGAAAGCGGGCTCTAACACAAAGTGATAAGCAACGCATTATTGTTGCGACAAATGTGGCTGAAACCTCGGTAACTATCCCAGGGGTTACGTTGATCATTGATTCTGGTTTAGAACGTCGTACCCACCAGCGAAACGGTCGAACAGTATTATCATTACACGCTATTTCCAAAGCAAGCTCAGAGCAGCGGAAAGGGCGTGCAGGACGCGTAACGGATGGTGTTTGTATTCGCTTGTATGGTAAAGCCGCAGCGTTAGAGTTATTAACACCGCCAGAGTTGCAGCGCGAAGAGTTGGTAGAAGCCTATTTGGCTGCTTTATGTTGTAACGCAAAACTCAGCCAACTTTCGTTTATTGACCCTCTACCTGAAAAAACCTTTGTCGCAGCGCAGCAGGCTTTGTTGTCTATGGGAGCTATGACTGAAAATGAAGTTATTACTGATTATGGTCGTTGTTTATATCAACTACCTATCGATACTTTATTTGCCCACTTAATAACAGCGATGGATACCCGAGCAAATAAAGAAGCAATGGTCGATCTTGCTGCTGCATTGACTATTCCGCAACGGTTATGGCAGTCACCGCGATCAGAAGAAAATATTGAACAATTGTATCGATGGCTGGGTAATGTATTTTGTGATGCGACAGCATTAATAAAAATGGTACGCATGGATGAGTGTCCAGAATGGCTTGTGGTAGATGACAATATGCTAGCAGAAGCACGTTTGTTGTCAGTTCAAATGCGAGAGTTACTTGAACTTCCAGAGCTGTCTGTTGCTAGCCGATTTAAACGAGAGTTATGGCAAGATACTGTAATTAAGGCGGCACCTGAATTGGTTTTTCTTCGTCGAGAAAAACGTCAGCAGGCAATGAGTAACAGTATTATTGAAGTCAGTAGTGCGAAAGATTCATTAATTGATAACCCGCCGATAGATGGATCATTATCTCAAGCAGTGATCGTATTTGATCAATTTGCCTTACCAGGAAGAGGGGTTAAACAAAACCGCATTTTGGCAACGTGTAGCTCCCCCGTTACCTTGTCACAAATAAATAATGCTGAGTTAGGTGAGTTGGTTCAAGGTGATACCGTTGAACAACAGGATGGCAGTTTTAAAACGGCTGTCCAGCGGATCTATGCTGGACGGGTTATTGATACTCAATGGATTGAACCTGAAGGGCAATCAGCACGCTTTGCTATTGTCGATATGCTACTTGCAAGTGAAGTAATGCCAGATCTTGCACCTCGAATTATCTCAGATATCTCGCAGTGGAATTTATATCTCGCATTGGGTTTATATAATGCAGATTTTGTTAAACGTGCACCTGAGCCGGTTGATGCCATTGGATGGCTATCGCAACAAATTGAAGATTTAGGGATTGAACATATTGATGATCTCGAGCTCTTTGAACCTTCAGATTTTACCTTTGAGGGGATCCCTGAATGGGAACGACAGGAGTTTGATGAGCGTTACCCGCGTGAAGTTAAACTCACTGATCTTGTGATGGCTATAGAATATGATATTCACCGTAAACTTGTTGTTGCAAATTATCAGTCTGGCAACCGTAAACCAGATCCAAAACGATGGGAATTACCACGATGGCAAGGGTGGCGAGTACAATATAAAAAAGTTAGTCGAACGATTGATATTAAATAG